The Dehalobacter sp. DCM sequence TGAACGCATCGATGATTCTGACGGCCTCACTCTGCTGCTCATCCGCAGTTATTTGGGCTATGCCATCGCCCTTTTGCAGACCGTAATTTCCAAACTGCGCATGATTTCCGCCTTTGATCTCGTACACATTTTCTTTATAAGTTATCTTTGAATGATCGAGCACTGTATCATTACTTCCATATAGGGTGAGCGACCTGTCATATGGATATTCGCCGTAGACATAGGCAGCGCACACTTAATCTACATATGGGGTGAATGATGGGATTTGCTCCGCTTCGCCTTCGGCTCCGCTATCACGCCGCGGCGGGAAAATGCTCCCATGGGTCGCATTTTCTTTTTCCGCCGGTTCAAATCCCATCATTCTTAATTATAAAAGCTTCATCTTACGATGAAGCTTCTTGTTTACATATGGGGTGAATGATGGGATTTGAACCCACGCGTGCCGGAGCCACAATCCGGTGTGTTAACCGCTTCACCACATCCACCATGTTTAATTACTTTGTTTCAGATTTAATATTTTAGCAAATTCGATGGATAAAATCAATTGTTTTTTTATGGCGCGCCTGGAGAGATTCGAACTCCCGACAACCTGCTTAGAAGGCAGATGCTCTATCCGGCTGAGCTACAGGCGCATCGCTGCAAAAACGTCATTTAATCACGCAG is a genomic window containing:
- a CDS encoding alpha/beta hydrolase, whose translation is MCAAYVYGEYPYDRSLTLYGSNDTVLDHSKITYKENVYEIKGGNHAQFGNYGLQKGDGIAQITADEQQSEAVRIIDAFIKEIVFRQL